The sequence TTAGTCGTTGGGCATTGTGTAGATTGTACTGTTGCCAAGGGGGTGGTGGCAGTACGGGATGCGACTGTTCATAGTCCAGAAGGCACCCAAAGGCAGCAGTGTCAGGAGACACTGAAAGAATTGAGTTTATACCCACCAGCTTGGGTTTGGTGTTTACCACAGCTCTTTGTAACGCTCCCCTTTCCCCTCTAGCTCAGTGCAGGATACATGCAGGACCTTAGGCTTCCCTTAGAGACCAGACTCATGGAATTCCTGTGCCCTGATTTCCATGGGGTGAAGGTGAGGGAGAGCTGCGATGGTAAGTCAGTATGTGGTGTTAGAAGATGAGTTTTCATCATAGTTAAAATCAGGTACAGGATTTCCAAGGAGAACAAGAGGAGCTTAGTCCCTGTTCTCTGCTCCCCTACTTTACACTCCTGCTCCTTGCCTCCAGTGCTTGGAGGTGACCCTCATACAACAGCCCCACAggcttttttttagtttatggCCCTGTCCTTTGCATAAGAAATCTGCATAAAGCAAAGGAGACTTGTGCAGTTGTGCCCTCCAGCTGCTCTATGCACCTGATTGTAAGCAATTCCCACTCTCCCTAACACCAATGCTGCACCTGAGCGTTAGTTCAGGGGAAGGAGCGATGTATTACCCTCATGCAGTGCAGCACATGCAGAATTACATGGTCTCCAAAGAGGAGAGCCAGTTTGCTAAAGTGCCAAAACCACAGGAGTAGGATCTCACAGGAGTTTGGAGGCAAGTGAAGGCTTATGAAAAACCAGAGCTTCTCAAAATCCCATTACAGGTGCCTATGTGCTTATAGGGAAGAAACACAACAACACAGAAAGTTAGAGAGTCTCAAAATTTCATAGAACAACATTTCATGGCTGATGCTGTTTTGGTGTTTCTAAttagaaaggaacaaaaccttACGTGACACTGCAGGGTTTCAGTATGACTTGTAGATCCTGTTCTCAAATGAGCTGGCTTTTTGTGATTGCTGCAAATGCTTCAGTAAGGTTTCAAGACAGGAttgggaggaaaacaaaatttgtttgGGCCAACATCTGGatgactctgtgtgtgtgtgtgtgtgtgtgtaaatgcGCATACACACATACCACACTGTCCTCTCATAGCCAGGCACCAGGATCAGGAAGCTGCTAAATACTAGTAAGTGAATAAATGGAGAGTTACAGACTGGGTGAAAAAGGTACATGGGGAGGATGAATCCATGAACAGACTTTCATTTCCAAAGTGGCAACAGTCTTTTATCAAGAGCTGAGGTGAAGAGGAGAGTCATGAGGTGATACAGATCTGAGGACAACCAAAGATAGAGATAGGCACGATTTATCTTTCCATTCTGAACAGGAATGTAGAATtcactttctaaaaataatgtttcacCAGTCAAATTTTCTGTGGTGCCTCCAGCTTTCAGAGTTTGGCCAAGATGATGAAGGGGTCATGCCACTTTTCCAATAGACAgctttttaagctttttctttgctcCCCAAACATGCTGCCGTTGGTCCCTGGCCCAAACCCTATTCCTTGCCACCTGGCATTAGCGATGGGCTGGAGTCAGGACTGGGACTGGGTCTCTTTCTGGCAGAGCAGGCTCAGCACCCGCTCCTGGATCGGCTTGGTCCTCATCCCGTAGATGAGTGGGTTGAGCATGGGAGGCACCAGCAGGTAGAGGTCAGCCATCAGGATGTGGACGTGCGCGGGGACGTTCTGGCCCCAGCGCTGAGTGTAGAATGAGAAGAGCCCAGGTGTGTAGAAGAGCACGATGACACCGATGTGGGAGCCACAGGTGCCGAAGGACTTCAGACGAGCCTCTCTGGAGGAGAGGCCTATGACCTCCCTCAGGATCAGCATGTAGGAGACAGCGATGAGGATGGAGTCTGAGGCCACCATGATGGTGGCAGCCATGATCCCGTAGATGCTGTTGAGCCGGGTGTCCCCACAGGCCAGCTTCACCACTGACATGTGCTCACAGTAGGAGTGGTGAATGATGTGGGGACCGCAGTAGGACAGGCTGGTCACCATGCATGTCAGAGGGGTGACGATGGCAAAGCCACGCACCACAGCAGCCAAGCCCAGCTTGGCAATGGTGGGGCCAGTCAGGATGGCAGAGTAGCGCAGGGGCTTGCAGATGGCCAAGTATCGGTCGAAGGCCATGGTGACCAGGACCCCTGACTCTGCCgtagagaagctgtggatgaaGAACATCTGGGCCACACAACCCTCAAAGTTGATCTCGTGGGATTGGAACCAGAAGATGCTCAGGAGCTTGGGTATGGTGGAAGTGGTGAGCACGAGGTCAATGGCAGCCAGCATGGAAAGGAAGTAATACATGGGCAGGTGCAGGCTTGGGTCCAGCCTAATCACTAGGAGGAGTGTGATGTTCCCCAGCACTGCCATGAAGTACATGGTGCAGAATGGGAAGGCAATCCAGAATTGAGCATCCTCCAGCCCAGGGATGCCTATCAGGTTGAAGGATGTGGAACTGGAGTGATTTGGGTAGGACATGAGGCACTGTTGCAGAGCCAGAAGGGAAGACACAGGAGCAGCTGGCATAGAGAGAGGAATGAGCTGTAACAAGCACTACTGTGGACACCAGCCACCACCCCTGCCTGTCTTCTCAGGCACACAGAcctggactcgatgatctttatgggtcccttccaacttgagatattctatgatatGTTTCTATGATATGATTCATAAACTCCTGCCTCTTATCCAGGTACACTCACTCCCATCACTGGCAAGACGCAAACTCACATGGTCTTAGCCGGAACGTTTGGGAGTTATCTCACCTCTCCTCCCATCCCGAGCCGGCCTCTGGCTGTTGTCTTCAGCCCTCCCCTCCATAGTTTGGGAGTTACAAGCTAGAAGATAAGTACATTTAGTTGCTATCAGTACAAAAATCTAATATGGGAGAAGGGTGAAGGTCCAGAATACTTTGAGGATGCAGCTCAGCAGGACTCTGGCCACCCACACACCTCTGCAGGTGTAAACCATATGTTCTTCTGGGCTGGTGTGCCCCATCTGATTCCCACCTTGGGAAACTGCAGCACATGTATATTTCCAACATCAGTGTTTGTTGTTCAGAGCATTTTTGCTGTGAGAGCTGATGCCCGGGGAAGCAGAGCACTGCCCCAGCTGTGAGCTCTGCTTCAGGACAGCACTGTCAGCTGTGGGGCTGTTCCTACTGGAGCCTAAATCCAAACTGTCTTGCTGGAGTCCCTCTCTGAATGGGCAACCAGCCTACAGGACGCCTGTCTCCTGCGTTAGGAAGGAAAACCAGTGTCATGACCAAAACTGGCCTGAGGCTGCAGCGCTGGTCCCTTCCAGCGCCAGCCCTCCCACAGTGCGTTGTACCTCCTTACCCTCAAGCCCTTGACAAACGGAAGAAGAGCTGTGAATTGTCCCTGTTTTACAGGGAAAACAGAGGCACAGAAGGGTTAAATTAGCTGCTGGCAGTATGGGAATTAGATACAAGTTTCTCAGGCACTTGTACCCCCTGTTTTCCCCAACATACCACAGGGCCAGACTTCATCTCCTCGGCTTTCCAGGCATTTGACTTCCTTGACCTCTAAATAGTTTCATCTATCCTCCAAACTGCTTCGAGTCCTCCACATGACACAAACCAACAGGCATTTCAGTCTGCTTCTAGTCATTGCTATTTGCAATGTAAGACCGAATACTGCAAAGCCAATATTGTGAAAATGCTGCCAagacaattttatttataatagtTTATTGCAAAGAGGACTCTGTTTACAGAGTGGTCAGCTACCTTGGCTATAAATTCAGGGAGGCAGAGCCACAGCTGGCACAAGCCAGTCCAGCAGGAAACATGTCTCGTGCCAGAATT comes from Buteo buteo chromosome 18, bButBut1.hap1.1, whole genome shotgun sequence and encodes:
- the LOC142041566 gene encoding olfactory receptor 52K2-like — protein: MPAAPVSSLLALQQCLMSYPNHSSSTSFNLIGIPGLEDAQFWIAFPFCTMYFMAVLGNITLLLVIRLDPSLHLPMYYFLSMLAAIDLVLTTSTIPKLLSIFWFQSHEINFEGCVAQMFFIHSFSTAESGVLVTMAFDRYLAICKPLRYSAILTGPTIAKLGLAAVVRGFAIVTPLTCMVTSLSYCGPHIIHHSYCEHMSVVKLACGDTRLNSIYGIMAATIMVASDSILIAVSYMLILREVIGLSSREARLKSFGTCGSHIGVIVLFYTPGLFSFYTQRWGQNVPAHVHILMADLYLLVPPMLNPLIYGMRTKPIQERVLSLLCQKETQSQS